In Rhodanobacter humi, the following are encoded in one genomic region:
- the ruvC gene encoding crossover junction endodeoxyribonuclease RuvC has product MTRILGIDPGSQRTGVGIVDVDAAGKLTHVFHGALAVAGEASFPLRLKRIFDELNDIIAAHHPDECGIERVFMARNADSALKLGQARGAAICAVVSRGIAVHEYAATEVKQAVVGTGRGDKAQVQHMVGILLGLKGPLQADAADALAIAVAHAHTRASLQRVGIPRTAWRRR; this is encoded by the coding sequence ATGACGCGCATCCTCGGCATCGATCCCGGCAGTCAGCGCACCGGCGTGGGCATCGTCGACGTCGATGCCGCCGGCAAGCTCACGCACGTGTTCCACGGCGCACTGGCGGTGGCCGGCGAGGCCAGCTTCCCGCTGCGCCTGAAACGCATTTTTGACGAACTGAATGACATCATCGCCGCCCATCATCCGGACGAGTGCGGCATCGAGCGCGTGTTCATGGCGCGCAACGCCGACTCGGCCTTGAAGCTGGGGCAGGCGAGGGGGGCCGCGATCTGCGCGGTGGTGAGTCGGGGAATCGCGGTGCACGAATACGCGGCGACGGAAGTGAAGCAGGCGGTGGTCGGCACCGGCCGCGGCGACAAGGCCCAGGTGCAGCACATGGTCGGCATCCTGCTGGGCCTGAAGGGGCCGCTGCAGGCCGATGCCGCCGACGCGCTGGCGATCGCGGTGGCGCATGCGCACACGCGTGCCAGCTTGCAGCGCGTGGGCATTCCGCGCACGGCCTGGAGGCGGCGATGA
- a CDS encoding esterase/lipase family protein, with protein MTEHIILLHGLWMRGFALGMLHRRLIADGYRVHRFDYLSVASSQQRILARLQARMGECAPDAVHLVGHSLGGLLALRACLDAETLPPGRVVCLGSPLKGSAAARAFATWGRGGEVLLGHNRSLLEQGLERWEGPREVGVIAGRLPLGLGAMLGQLAGEHDGTVAVEETRLPGVADHCVVEANHTGLLFSQEVTRLVTAFLRHGHFDTTAV; from the coding sequence ATGACCGAACACATCATCCTGCTGCACGGCCTGTGGATGCGCGGTTTCGCGCTGGGCATGCTGCATCGTCGGCTGATCGCCGACGGCTACCGCGTGCACCGCTTCGACTACCTCAGCGTCGCCTCGTCGCAGCAACGCATCCTCGCGCGGCTGCAGGCGCGGATGGGCGAATGCGCGCCCGATGCGGTGCACCTGGTGGGGCACAGCCTGGGTGGTCTCTTGGCGCTGCGCGCCTGCCTCGACGCGGAGACGCTGCCGCCGGGGCGCGTGGTCTGCCTCGGCTCGCCGCTCAAGGGCAGTGCGGCGGCGCGCGCCTTCGCCACGTGGGGGCGTGGCGGCGAAGTGCTGCTGGGGCACAATCGCAGCCTGCTGGAGCAGGGTCTCGAGCGCTGGGAAGGCCCGCGCGAGGTCGGCGTGATCGCCGGCCGCCTGCCGCTGGGGCTGGGGGCGATGCTGGGTCAGCTGGCCGGCGAGCACGACGGCACCGTGGCGGTGGAGGAAACCCGGCTGCCCGGCGTGGCCGACCACTGCGTGGTCGAGGCCAACCACACCGGCCTGCTGTTCTCGCAGGAGGTGACGCGCCTGGTGACCGCGTTCCTGCGGCATGGCCATTTCGACACCACGGCGGTTTGA
- the aspS gene encoding aspartate--tRNA ligase, translating to MRTHYCGLIDESMVGQTVTLCGWVNKIRLQAHVAFVDLRDHEGLAQVVVERDNAEGFAVAGELGNEYCVRVTGTLRKRLSVNDKLRTGTVEVLADTVEILNAAKDLPFALHENPNEDMRMTYRYLDLRRPEMQAMMRKRIRLVQALRRYLDARGFQDIETPILTKATPEGARDYLVPSRVHPGQFYALPQSPQLFKQILMMAGFDRYYQIARCFRDEDLRADRQPEFTQLDLEFAFVEEKDVQDFVEELIRHVFKEVQGVELDAAFPRMTWAEAMRRYGSDKPDLRIALELVDVADALKHVEFKVFAEPANDANGRVAALRVPGGSTLSRKEIDGLTEYVARYGAKGLAWLKVEDLAKGREGINSPVAKFLDDAALDAVLKATEAQSGDIVFVGAGKWKAVTDFMGALRLKVGRDRGLVEDAWRPLWVTDFPMFEYDEEEQRHVALHHPFTAPKIDDIADLKSHAATAVSRGYDMVLNGNEIGGGSIRIHRPEMQSAVFELLGIGAEEAEMKFGFLLKALKFGAPPHGGLAFGIDRIAALMAGTESIRDVIAFPKTTSAQDLMTDAPSMVSEPQLKELHVRVAAADKLHG from the coding sequence ATGCGCACGCATTACTGCGGCCTCATCGACGAGTCGATGGTCGGCCAGACCGTCACCCTGTGTGGCTGGGTCAACAAGATCCGCCTGCAGGCCCATGTGGCCTTCGTCGACCTGCGCGACCACGAGGGCCTGGCGCAAGTGGTGGTGGAGCGCGACAACGCCGAGGGGTTCGCGGTGGCCGGCGAGCTGGGCAACGAATACTGCGTGCGCGTCACCGGCACGCTGCGCAAGCGCCTGTCGGTGAACGACAAGCTGCGCACCGGCACGGTGGAAGTGCTGGCGGACACGGTGGAGATCCTCAATGCTGCGAAGGACCTGCCGTTCGCGTTGCACGAGAATCCGAACGAGGACATGCGGATGACCTACCGCTACCTCGACCTGCGCCGCCCCGAGATGCAGGCGATGATGCGCAAGCGCATCAGGCTGGTGCAGGCGTTGCGGCGTTATCTCGATGCGCGCGGCTTCCAGGACATCGAGACGCCGATCCTCACCAAGGCCACGCCCGAGGGCGCGCGCGATTATCTCGTGCCCAGCCGCGTGCATCCGGGCCAGTTCTATGCGCTGCCGCAGTCGCCGCAGCTGTTCAAGCAGATCCTGATGATGGCGGGCTTCGACCGCTACTACCAGATCGCGCGCTGCTTCCGCGACGAGGACCTGCGCGCCGACCGCCAGCCCGAGTTCACCCAGCTCGACCTGGAGTTCGCCTTCGTCGAGGAAAAGGACGTGCAGGACTTCGTGGAGGAGTTGATTCGCCACGTGTTCAAGGAAGTGCAGGGCGTGGAACTGGACGCGGCGTTCCCGCGCATGACCTGGGCAGAGGCGATGCGCCGCTACGGTTCGGACAAGCCTGACCTGCGCATCGCGCTGGAGCTGGTGGACGTGGCCGACGCGCTGAAGCACGTCGAGTTCAAGGTGTTCGCCGAGCCGGCCAACGACGCGAACGGCCGCGTGGCCGCGCTGCGCGTGCCGGGCGGCAGCACGCTGTCGCGCAAGGAAATCGACGGGCTCACCGAATACGTGGCGCGCTACGGCGCCAAGGGCCTGGCCTGGCTCAAGGTCGAGGATCTCGCCAAGGGTCGCGAAGGCATCAACTCGCCGGTGGCGAAATTCCTCGACGATGCGGCGCTGGACGCCGTGCTGAAGGCGACGGAGGCGCAGAGCGGCGACATCGTGTTCGTGGGCGCGGGCAAGTGGAAGGCCGTCACCGACTTCATGGGCGCGTTGCGCCTGAAGGTCGGCAGGGATCGTGGTCTGGTCGAGGACGCCTGGCGCCCGCTGTGGGTCACCGACTTTCCGATGTTCGAGTACGATGAGGAAGAACAGCGCCACGTGGCCCTGCACCACCCGTTCACCGCGCCGAAGATCGACGACATCGCCGATCTCAAGAGCCACGCCGCCACCGCGGTGAGCCGCGGCTACGACATGGTGCTCAACGGCAACGAGATCGGCGGCGGCTCGATCCGCATCCATCGTCCGGAGATGCAGAGCGCGGTGTTCGAGCTGCTCGGCATCGGCGCGGAGGAGGCCGAGATGAAGTTCGGCTTCCTGCTCAAGGCGTTGAAGTTCGGCGCGCCGCCGCATGGTGGCCTTGCGTTCGGCATCGACCGCATCGCCGCGCTGATGGCCGGTACCGAGTCGATTCGCGACGTGATCGCCTTCCCCAAGACCACCAGCGCGCAGGACCTGATGACCGATGCGCCGTCGATGGTGTCGGAGCCGCAGCTCAAGGAATTGCACGTGCGCGTTGCCGCAGCGGACAAGCTGCACGGCTGA
- the ruvA gene encoding Holliday junction branch migration protein RuvA: MIGRLRGVLVSKQPPWLLVEVGGVGYELEAPMSTIYDLPGLGKEVILLTHYAQKEDSVALYGFLQEAERALFRNLQKVSGIGAKIALAVLSGVSTNDFARLVHAGDVVALTKIPGIGKKTAERIVVELRDRVDGMVASLPGSAAAGAPLDASGEATVALQQLGYKPAEVTRLVQKVAADGDNAETIIRKALRAALGS; encoded by the coding sequence ATGATCGGCCGCCTGCGCGGCGTGCTGGTTTCCAAGCAGCCGCCGTGGCTGCTGGTGGAAGTGGGCGGCGTCGGCTACGAGCTGGAGGCGCCGATGTCCACCATCTACGACCTGCCGGGGTTGGGCAAGGAAGTGATCCTGCTCACCCATTACGCGCAGAAGGAAGACAGCGTGGCGCTGTACGGTTTTCTGCAGGAGGCCGAGCGTGCGCTGTTCCGCAACCTGCAGAAGGTCAGCGGGATCGGCGCGAAGATCGCGCTGGCGGTGCTGTCCGGCGTGTCGACGAACGATTTCGCGCGGCTGGTGCACGCCGGCGACGTGGTGGCGCTGACCAAGATCCCCGGCATCGGCAAGAAGACCGCCGAACGCATCGTGGTGGAGCTGCGCGACCGCGTGGACGGCATGGTCGCGAGCCTGCCGGGCAGTGCGGCGGCGGGTGCACCGCTGGACGCCTCCGGCGAGGCCACCGTGGCGCTGCAGCAGCTGGGCTACAAGCCCGCCGAAGTCACCCGGCTGGTGCAGAAGGTCGCCGCCGACGGCGACAATGCCGAAACGATCATCCGCAAGGCGCTGCGCGCCGCGCTGGGGAGTTGA
- the ruvB gene encoding Holliday junction branch migration DNA helicase RuvB — protein sequence MTDPRLITPVSQLDDEALEATIRPRRFAEYLGQQAVREQLEIYIEAARKRGGALDHVLIFGPPGLGKTTLSHVIANELGVSLRSTSGPVLERAGDLAALLTNLQPNDVLFVDEIHRLSPTVEEVLYPAMEDFQIDIMIGEGPAARSIKLDLPPFTLIGATTRAGMLTAPLRDRFGIVQRLEFYTVDELTAIVRRAAKILGIACALDGAQEIARRSRGTPRIANRLLRRVRDYAEVRAGGQITLAAAQAALDMLKIDPEGFDELDRRLLGTIIESFDGGPVGVESLAAALSEDRGTLEDVVEPYLIQQGYLLRTARGRMASAKAWRHLGLNPPPRQTQAADLFAGGSADG from the coding sequence ATGACCGACCCCCGCCTCATCACCCCCGTCTCCCAGCTCGACGACGAGGCGCTGGAGGCGACGATCCGTCCGCGTCGCTTCGCCGAGTATCTCGGCCAGCAGGCGGTGCGCGAGCAGCTGGAAATCTACATCGAGGCCGCTCGAAAAAGGGGCGGTGCGCTGGACCACGTGCTGATCTTCGGCCCGCCGGGCCTCGGCAAGACCACGCTCAGCCACGTGATCGCGAACGAGCTGGGCGTGAGCCTGCGCTCCACCTCCGGCCCGGTGCTGGAGCGCGCCGGCGACCTCGCCGCGCTGCTCACCAACCTGCAGCCGAACGACGTGCTGTTCGTGGACGAGATCCACCGGCTGTCGCCCACGGTGGAGGAGGTGCTGTACCCGGCGATGGAGGATTTCCAGATCGACATCATGATCGGCGAGGGCCCGGCCGCGCGCTCGATCAAGCTCGACCTGCCGCCGTTCACCCTGATCGGCGCCACCACGCGCGCCGGCATGCTCACCGCACCGTTGCGCGACCGCTTCGGCATCGTGCAGCGGCTGGAGTTCTACACGGTGGACGAGCTCACCGCGATCGTGCGCCGTGCCGCGAAGATCCTCGGCATCGCCTGCGCGCTGGACGGTGCCCAGGAGATCGCCCGCCGCTCGCGCGGCACGCCGCGCATCGCGAACCGCCTGCTGCGCCGGGTGCGCGATTATGCCGAGGTGCGCGCCGGCGGCCAGATCACCCTGGCCGCGGCGCAGGCTGCGCTGGACATGCTGAAGATCGACCCGGAAGGCTTCGACGAACTGGACCGCCGCCTGCTCGGCACCATCATCGAGAGCTTCGACGGCGGTCCGGTCGGGGTGGAGTCGCTGGCCGCTGCGCTCAGCGAGGACCGCGGCACGCTGGAAGACGTGGTCGAGCCCTACCTGATCCAACAAGGCTACCTGCTGCGTACCGCGCGCGGTCGCATGGCCAGCGCCAAGGCCTGGCGCCACCTGGGTCTGAACCCGCCGCCGCGCCAGACGCAGGCGGCCGACCTGTTTGCCGGTGGTTCCGCCGATGGCTGA
- a CDS encoding DUF3011 domain-containing protein encodes MRIALKIVLAVGTLLAATGFAARDAQAQGYGDRGQPQEVYCASNDTRGSRCQMPWRDSVLTRQMSKAACIEGQTWGSDPYSVWIKGGCRGNFGDARAYGWRGRDRHDRGDDRGGQEVYCASNDSRGTRCQMPWRYSVLSRQMSDAACIEGRTWGSDPYSVWVKGGCRGQFRDARGDRPRW; translated from the coding sequence ATGCGCATCGCGCTCAAGATCGTGCTGGCTGTCGGCACGCTGCTCGCAGCCACGGGCTTCGCCGCGCGCGACGCGCAGGCGCAGGGTTATGGCGATCGCGGCCAGCCCCAGGAAGTCTATTGCGCCAGCAACGACACGCGCGGCTCGCGCTGCCAGATGCCGTGGCGCGATTCGGTGCTGACCCGGCAGATGTCCAAGGCGGCCTGCATCGAGGGCCAGACCTGGGGCAGCGATCCCTACAGCGTGTGGATCAAGGGCGGCTGCCGCGGCAACTTCGGTGATGCGCGCGCCTACGGCTGGCGTGGCCGCGACCGTCACGACCGCGGTGACGACCGTGGCGGCCAGGAGGTCTACTGCGCCAGCAACGACAGCCGCGGCACCCGCTGCCAGATGCCGTGGCGCTACTCCGTGCTGTCGCGGCAGATGTCCGACGCGGCCTGCATCGAGGGCCGCACCTGGGGCAGCGATCCCTACAGCGTGTGGGTGAAGGGTGGTTGCCGCGGCCAGTTCCGCGACGCCCGGGGCGACCGGCCGCGCTGGTAG
- a CDS encoding YebC/PmpR family DNA-binding transcriptional regulator — MGRGPSIEGRKNAEDAKRAKVFTKLIREITVATRAGVADPASNPRLRAAVDKALAANMTKDTIERAIKRGSGADGAGEEMRYEGYGPGGIALIIDCFTDNPVRTVADVRHALTRHGGNLGTSGSVAFQFTRCGELAFATGGDAAKEEKVLEAALEAGADDVVNEGGESTVLCAPESFEAVQQALIAAGLGAEHAGVGMRPNNRVAVTGEALEALTAMLDKLDGLDDVSEVYHNALLPAESGG; from the coding sequence ATGGGTAGAGGTCCGTCCATCGAAGGCCGCAAGAACGCCGAGGACGCCAAGCGCGCCAAGGTGTTCACCAAGCTGATCCGCGAGATCACCGTCGCCACGCGCGCCGGCGTGGCCGACCCGGCGAGCAATCCGCGCCTGCGCGCCGCGGTGGACAAGGCGCTGGCGGCGAACATGACCAAGGACACCATCGAGCGCGCGATCAAGCGCGGCTCGGGCGCCGACGGCGCCGGCGAGGAGATGCGCTACGAAGGCTACGGCCCCGGCGGCATCGCGCTGATCATCGACTGCTTCACCGACAACCCGGTGCGCACCGTGGCCGACGTGCGTCACGCGCTGACCAGGCACGGCGGCAACCTCGGCACCTCGGGCTCGGTGGCGTTCCAGTTCACCCGTTGCGGCGAACTGGCCTTCGCCACCGGCGGCGACGCGGCGAAGGAAGAAAAGGTGCTGGAAGCGGCGCTGGAAGCCGGCGCCGACGACGTGGTCAACGAAGGCGGCGAGAGCACCGTGCTGTGCGCGCCGGAGAGCTTCGAGGCGGTGCAGCAGGCGCTGATCGCGGCCGGCCTCGGCGCCGAACACGCCGGCGTGGGCATGCGCCCGAACAACCGCGTGGCGGTGACCGGCGAGGCGCTGGAAGCGCTCACCGCGATGCTCGACAAGCTCGACGGCCTGGACGACGTGAGCGAGGTCTATCACAACGCCTTGCTGCCGGCCGAGAGCGGCGGCTGA
- a CDS encoding FmdB family zinc ribbon protein has product MPIYEFECSQCGHRYDRLQKLSDADPVDCPECGAPKVHRRVSAPSFRLAGGGWYETDFKKDGDKKRNLAGDGAAAPAAAPAASPAPAAAPAASTSSSD; this is encoded by the coding sequence ATGCCCATCTACGAATTCGAATGCAGCCAGTGCGGTCACCGCTACGATCGCCTGCAGAAACTGTCCGATGCCGACCCCGTCGATTGCCCCGAGTGCGGTGCGCCCAAGGTGCACCGGCGCGTGAGCGCGCCCTCGTTCCGGCTCGCCGGCGGCGGCTGGTACGAGACCGATTTCAAGAAGGACGGCGACAAGAAGCGCAACCTGGCCGGCGACGGTGCCGCCGCCCCGGCCGCTGCGCCTGCGGCTTCTCCTGCACCTGCCGCGGCACCGGCTGCCAGTACCTCGTCGAGCGACTGA
- a CDS encoding potassium transporter Kup, which yields MSKVSHNVVAGGDAAAETKRRLAALAVGAIGVVYGDIGTSPLYTLQTTLSHDGMHPTPASVYGVLSLIFWAQILVVSLKYVVFIMRADNKGEGGIMALMALAQRCVREQPRLRWVLVILGIFGAALFYGDGVITPAITTLGAVEGVKVIAPGLEKWVVPITVVVLILLFLLQKHGTERVGKLFGPVMMVWFVVIALLGVNMIVRHPQVLLAINPWYGVKFFFTHGLQAFIALGGVVLALTGAEALYADMGHFGKKPIRVAWFSFVLPSLVLNYFGQGALLLMHPEAIDSPFFKLVPSALLYPMIGLATAAAVIASQSVISGAFSMTREAMSLGYSMRMPIVHTSREMSGQIFVPWVNNFLLLMVLFAVLHFGSSDRLSAAYGIAVTGTMSITTVLALIVARRQWGWKLPVVIAAGVLFLVIDLSFFSANLIKIEYGGWFPLVLGLAVFTWMTTWRRGRELVVREIKQGGLALAPFITALREHSPLRVPGTAVFLTANQHAVPHALLHNLKHNKVLHERNVLLTVEMLESPVADADERIHIDAMGDEFYGIALRFGFAEDPNVPLALSQCARAGLGFDMMDTTFFLSRENIVADKRRPGMALWRDKLFAFMARNALPATAYFQIPGNRLIELGAQVEI from the coding sequence TTGAGCAAAGTGAGCCACAACGTTGTTGCCGGAGGCGATGCCGCCGCCGAAACCAAGCGGCGCCTCGCCGCGCTGGCCGTGGGCGCCATCGGCGTGGTGTACGGCGACATCGGCACCAGCCCGCTGTACACCTTGCAGACCACGCTGAGCCACGACGGCATGCATCCCACGCCGGCCAGCGTCTACGGCGTGCTGTCGCTGATCTTCTGGGCGCAGATCCTGGTGGTGTCGCTGAAGTACGTGGTGTTCATCATGCGCGCCGACAACAAGGGCGAGGGCGGCATCATGGCGCTGATGGCGCTGGCCCAGCGCTGCGTGCGCGAGCAGCCCCGGCTGCGCTGGGTGCTGGTGATCCTGGGCATCTTCGGCGCGGCGCTGTTCTACGGCGACGGCGTGATCACGCCGGCGATCACGACGCTGGGCGCGGTCGAGGGCGTGAAGGTGATCGCGCCGGGGCTCGAAAAGTGGGTGGTGCCGATCACCGTGGTGGTGCTGATCCTGCTGTTCCTCTTGCAGAAGCACGGCACCGAGCGGGTGGGCAAGCTGTTCGGCCCGGTGATGATGGTCTGGTTCGTGGTGATCGCACTGCTCGGCGTGAACATGATCGTGCGCCATCCGCAGGTGCTGCTGGCGATCAATCCCTGGTACGGGGTGAAGTTCTTCTTCACCCACGGCCTGCAGGCGTTCATCGCGCTGGGCGGCGTGGTGCTGGCGCTGACCGGCGCCGAGGCGCTGTATGCGGACATGGGCCATTTCGGCAAGAAGCCCATACGCGTGGCCTGGTTCAGCTTCGTGCTGCCGTCGCTGGTATTGAACTACTTCGGCCAGGGCGCGCTGCTGCTGATGCACCCGGAGGCGATCGACAGCCCGTTCTTCAAACTGGTGCCGTCGGCCCTGTTGTACCCGATGATCGGGCTGGCCACCGCGGCGGCGGTGATCGCCTCGCAGTCGGTGATCTCGGGCGCGTTCTCGATGACCCGCGAGGCGATGTCGCTGGGCTATTCGATGCGCATGCCGATCGTGCATACCTCGCGCGAGATGTCCGGGCAGATCTTCGTGCCGTGGGTCAACAACTTCCTGCTGCTGATGGTGCTGTTCGCGGTGCTGCACTTCGGCAGCTCCGATCGCCTGAGCGCGGCCTACGGCATCGCGGTGACCGGCACCATGAGCATCACCACGGTGCTGGCGCTGATCGTGGCGCGCCGGCAGTGGGGCTGGAAGCTGCCGGTGGTGATCGCCGCGGGCGTGCTGTTCCTGGTGATCGACCTGTCGTTCTTCAGCGCGAACCTGATCAAGATCGAGTACGGCGGCTGGTTCCCGCTGGTGCTCGGCCTGGCGGTGTTCACCTGGATGACTACCTGGCGCCGCGGTCGCGAACTGGTGGTGCGCGAGATCAAGCAGGGCGGCCTGGCATTGGCTCCGTTCATCACTGCGCTGCGCGAGCATTCGCCGCTGCGCGTGCCGGGCACGGCGGTGTTCCTCACTGCGAACCAGCACGCCGTGCCGCATGCGCTGCTGCACAACCTCAAGCACAACAAGGTGCTGCACGAGCGCAACGTGCTGCTCACGGTGGAGATGCTGGAGTCGCCGGTAGCCGATGCCGACGAGCGCATCCACATCGACGCGATGGGCGACGAGTTCTACGGCATCGCGCTGCGCTTCGGCTTCGCCGAGGACCCGAACGTGCCGCTGGCGCTGTCTCAATGCGCGCGTGCCGGCCTCGGCTTCGACATGATGGACACCACCTTCTTCCTGTCGCGCGAGAACATCGTGGCCGACAAGCGCCGACCCGGCATGGCGCTGTGGCGCGACAAGCTGTTCGCCTTCATGGCGCGCAATGCGCTGCCGGCGACCGCGTATTTCCAGATTCCGGGCAATCGACTCATCGAACTCGGCGCGCAGGTGGAAATCTAG